A genome region from bacterium includes the following:
- a CDS encoding type II toxin-antitoxin system VapC family toxin: MIVLDTHVIIWDALQPNRLSKPAKRAIAKANLNDGIIFCDISLWEIGMLIQKKQILVNTSYLEFIQLILASNRYLVKPISPEIAELATSFPATLSKDPADRLIAATAVSERAQLVTADARLRNAPELQTIW; encoded by the coding sequence GTGATCGTCTTGGACACGCATGTCATCATCTGGGATGCGCTGCAGCCCAATCGCCTCTCCAAGCCGGCAAAGCGGGCAATCGCCAAGGCCAATCTGAATGATGGCATCATCTTTTGCGATATCTCCCTTTGGGAGATCGGCATGCTGATTCAGAAAAAGCAAATTCTGGTGAACACGTCCTACCTCGAATTCATTCAGTTGATTCTTGCCTCTAACCGTTACCTTGTCAAGCCGATTTCGCCGGAGATCGCAGAACTTGCGACATCGTTCCCTGCCACACTCAGCAAGGATCCTGCCGATCGCCTCATCGCCGCGACCGCGGTGAGCGAACGCGCCCAACTTGTAACTGCTGATGCCAGACTGAGGAATGCTCCCGAGCTGCAGACCATCTGGTAG
- a CDS encoding ABC transporter permease: protein MFKNYLKIAFRNLRKHKGYSFLNIAGLAIGMTCCALIMLYVQHEASYDRFHQHAQRLYRVALDAGIGGRFIKSATTSAPMAATLVQELPEVENAGRFWPAHRVLVSYGEKRVYEDHLIYADASILGMFSFPLVQGDPQTALAEPNSIVITEAMVEKYFGSEAPLGKVLRYDNRADYKVTGVLQNLPTNSHLCFDMLVALNTRPESQNPRWISNSYHTYVLLREGTSPAQLEAKFPSLVKKYVAPQIEAVLGQSYDQAIAAGAKWGYFLEAVPDIYLHSRVENQIGATSDINYLYILTAIALFILLIAGINFMNLATARSANRAKEVGMRKVLGSVRTQLVKQFLSESVLLAFLALFIALLLIELLLPAFNRLADKELTLHFSTNLGFASGLAGVALVTGVLAGLYPAVVLSSFQPIAVLKGSLKAGAKSPWLRSTLVVLQFAISIVLLVGTGVVFQQLEYMRNKRLGFNKEQVVVLPIETATGLRNYEAFREQLLQNPNFINVAAASGVPGRIEDDTAHRLEGAPEEVAYPLQIFRGSVDLLSTLEIAVAAGRGFSREFVSDTSEACLLNETAARLMGMTPQSALGKKLTQIGPTPAQSEVRTIIGVVKDFHFESLHREIKPLVMSIAPREFVNVVARLRPENIPATIAFLQEKWPAFEPGYPFRYFFLDEDFGRLFRNEEQQSKIFGSFTILAVLIACLGLFGLASFIAEQRTKEIGVRKVLGASVQQVILLLSKDFTRLVAVAFVIATPVAYVAMNKWLQDFAYRTTLSPAIFVLAGALALVIAWLTVSYQAVKAALTNPVEALRYE from the coding sequence ATGTTCAAAAACTATCTCAAAATCGCCTTCCGAAATCTGCGCAAGCACAAGGGCTATTCCTTCCTCAACATCGCCGGCTTGGCCATCGGCATGACGTGCTGCGCGCTCATCATGTTGTACGTCCAGCATGAGGCGAGCTATGATCGTTTTCATCAACATGCTCAGCGACTTTATCGTGTCGCACTGGATGCCGGCATCGGCGGCCGCTTCATCAAATCCGCCACGACCTCCGCGCCGATGGCCGCGACGCTGGTGCAGGAGCTTCCCGAGGTGGAAAACGCTGGCCGCTTCTGGCCGGCGCATCGCGTGTTGGTGAGTTACGGCGAGAAACGCGTCTATGAAGACCATTTGATCTATGCGGACGCCAGCATCTTGGGCATGTTCAGTTTTCCACTTGTGCAAGGCGATCCCCAAACCGCACTGGCCGAGCCGAACAGCATCGTCATCACAGAAGCAATGGTCGAGAAGTATTTCGGCAGCGAAGCGCCGCTCGGCAAAGTGTTGCGCTACGACAACCGCGCCGACTACAAAGTCACCGGCGTGCTGCAGAACCTCCCGACAAACTCACATCTCTGCTTCGACATGCTGGTTGCGCTCAATACGCGGCCGGAGAGCCAAAACCCGCGCTGGATCAGCAATTCATATCATACCTACGTGTTGTTGCGAGAAGGCACCTCACCCGCTCAACTCGAGGCCAAATTCCCCAGCCTGGTCAAGAAATATGTGGCCCCGCAGATCGAAGCCGTGCTCGGACAATCCTACGACCAAGCCATCGCCGCCGGCGCGAAGTGGGGGTATTTTCTCGAAGCTGTGCCGGACATTTATCTTCATTCCCGCGTCGAAAATCAAATCGGCGCGACCAGCGACATCAATTACCTCTACATTCTCACCGCGATTGCGCTGTTCATTCTGTTGATTGCCGGCATCAACTTCATGAACCTGGCCACGGCGCGTTCCGCCAACCGCGCCAAGGAAGTGGGCATGCGCAAAGTGCTCGGCTCGGTGCGCACACAGCTCGTCAAACAATTTCTCAGCGAATCTGTTTTGCTGGCGTTCCTGGCTTTGTTCATCGCGCTCTTGCTGATCGAACTGCTGCTGCCGGCGTTCAATCGTCTCGCGGACAAGGAATTGACGCTGCACTTTTCTACGAACCTTGGCTTCGCCTCGGGCCTTGCCGGCGTCGCACTGGTCACCGGCGTGTTGGCGGGCCTCTACCCTGCCGTGGTGCTTTCCTCCTTTCAGCCGATCGCGGTGTTGAAAGGCAGCCTGAAAGCCGGCGCCAAAAGTCCGTGGCTGCGCAGCACGCTGGTGGTTCTGCAGTTTGCGATTTCGATCGTTTTGCTCGTCGGCACCGGCGTGGTTTTCCAACAGCTCGAGTACATGCGCAACAAACGCCTCGGTTTCAACAAGGAACAAGTGGTGGTGCTGCCGATTGAAACTGCAACCGGCTTGCGCAACTACGAAGCTTTTCGCGAGCAGCTTTTGCAGAATCCCAATTTCATCAATGTTGCGGCCGCGAGCGGCGTGCCCGGGCGGATCGAGGACGACACCGCCCATCGCCTCGAAGGTGCGCCGGAGGAAGTGGCTTATCCGCTGCAAATTTTTCGGGGAAGCGTGGATTTGTTGAGTACGCTGGAGATTGCAGTGGCGGCGGGACGCGGCTTTTCGCGCGAGTTCGTCAGCGATACGTCGGAAGCGTGCCTCCTCAACGAGACGGCGGCGCGGCTCATGGGCATGACGCCGCAAAGCGCCCTCGGCAAGAAGCTGACGCAAATCGGCCCGACGCCCGCGCAGAGCGAGGTGCGCACCATTATCGGGGTGGTCAAGGATTTTCACTTCGAATCGCTGCACCGCGAAATCAAGCCGCTGGTGATGAGCATTGCGCCGCGCGAATTTGTCAACGTCGTCGCGCGCCTCCGTCCCGAAAATATTCCGGCCACGATCGCCTTCCTGCAAGAAAAATGGCCGGCCTTTGAGCCGGGTTATCCTTTCCGCTATTTTTTCCTGGATGAAGATTTTGGCCGCCTCTTCCGGAACGAGGAGCAGCAGAGCAAGATTTTCGGCAGCTTCACGATTCTCGCCGTACTCATTGCGTGTCTCGGCTTGTTCGGCCTGGCGTCGTTTATCGCCGAGCAGCGCACCAAAGAAATCGGCGTGCGCAAAGTGCTCGGCGCTTCTGTGCAACAGGTCATACTCTTGCTGTCGAAAGATTTCACCCGGCTCGTTGCCGTCGCGTTTGTCATCGCCACGCCGGTCGCGTATGTTGCCATGAACAAATGGCTGCAAGATTTTGCGTATCGCACGACTTTGAGTCCGGCCATTTTTGTGCTCGCCGGCGCGCTGGCGCTGGTGATCGCGTGGCTGACCGTGAGTTATCAAGCGGTCAAGGCGGCGCTGACGAATCCGGTGGAAGCGCTGCGGTATGAATAG
- a CDS encoding ABC transporter ATP-binding protein has protein sequence MIKTLNLKKLYTTEEVETTALNNINLEVNAGEFVAIMGPSGCGKSTLLNLIGLLDNPSDGEYYFLGQEVSKYSERQRANTRKANIGFVFQSFNLIDELTVYENVELPLFYLGVSTAERKKRVGEVLEQMQIMHRKNHFPQQLSGGQQQRVAVARAVVARPKLILADEPTGNLDSAHGDEVMKMLTDLNEAGTTIVMVTHSPAYAEFAHRVVHLFDGHVVTENFTEKVRI, from the coding sequence ATGATCAAGACGCTCAATCTCAAGAAACTCTACACCACCGAAGAGGTCGAAACCACGGCACTCAACAACATCAACCTCGAGGTCAATGCCGGCGAGTTTGTTGCGATCATGGGTCCCTCCGGCTGCGGCAAGTCCACCTTGTTGAATCTGATCGGGCTGCTCGACAACCCCTCGGACGGTGAGTACTATTTTCTCGGCCAGGAGGTGTCGAAGTATTCCGAGCGCCAGCGCGCCAACACCCGCAAGGCCAACATCGGTTTCGTGTTTCAGAGCTTCAACCTGATCGACGAGTTGACGGTGTATGAGAATGTCGAGCTGCCGTTGTTCTATCTCGGCGTGTCCACGGCTGAACGCAAAAAGCGTGTCGGAGAAGTGCTGGAACAAATGCAAATCATGCACCGCAAGAATCACTTTCCCCAGCAGCTTTCCGGCGGCCAGCAGCAGCGGGTGGCGGTGGCGCGCGCGGTGGTGGCCCGGCCCAAGCTAATTCTCGCTGACGAACCCACCGGCAATCTCGACTCCGCCCACGGCGATGAGGTGATGAAAATGCTGACCGACCTGAATGAAGCGGGTACCACCATCGTGATGGTCACGCACTCGCCGGCCTACGCGGAGTTCGCTCACCGCGTCGTGCATCTCTTTGATGGGCACGTGGTGACGGAGAATTTCACGGAGAAAGTGCGGATTTGA
- a CDS encoding ABC transporter permease, whose protein sequence is MLKNYFTVALRNLLKHKGYTFINIAGLAAGMACCYLILLYVRHELSYDRFHAKVDRIYRVLVTMERDGKISDPLTVTAAPIAPALQQEYPEVAQAVRLRQASRRVLVTVGQKRIYENEFYFADGNLFEVFDFPLQQGDPATALRDPHGIVLSLEAAQKYFGAENPMGKTLLAEFGNREFQVTGVLAEIPANSHLQPRFIVAFENGGGHSLNNWWGFSYFAYLLLQPGTSAAALEGKLPAFIQKHYAAAPPGFPKPALHLQPLTDIHLHSGFDDRAGESGKLTQLYLFVVLAFFVLAIACINFMNLATARSQHRAKEVGVRKMVGVQARGLMAQFLGEAVLLAFIALVVAAGLVEFSLPYFNELTGKKLEVHYLQDAFVTVGFIAIGLVTGILAGSYPAFFLSRFQPIEVLKGRRTPHTGGARLRQALVIAQFAISIILIAGTMIIYRQLEYMRTKRLGFDREQVVLVPLTGQEARRKWPALKTELLQNPAIVSVTASSSMPADEGWWQTGARVEGATDDKEQIVYTFQIDYDFMKTLGIALAAGRDFSPTFTADSSTAFIINEAAVREFGWASAEAALGKKFIWQGEGPDRSKAGTIIGVAKDFHFRGLHEQIAPAAFHLMPYGMDYLAVRLQPRRVPQALAVLQKSWEAFDPAHPLEYSFLDDKVNALYQSEEKLGRILGVFSGLAIFVASLGLFGLASFTAEQRTKEIGVRKVLGASVSAVVLLLSKDFARLVVIAFCLATPVAYLAMRKWLEEFAYRTEPGWWVFAFSGLLAMVIAFLTVSYQALKAALANPVEALRYE, encoded by the coding sequence ATGCTCAAAAACTATTTCACAGTTGCTCTGCGCAACCTGCTCAAACACAAAGGCTACACCTTTATCAACATTGCCGGTTTGGCGGCCGGCATGGCCTGCTGCTATCTGATCCTGCTCTACGTTCGCCACGAGTTGAGTTACGATCGCTTTCACGCGAAGGTGGATCGCATCTACCGCGTGTTGGTGACGATGGAGCGCGACGGCAAAATCAGCGACCCGTTGACGGTGACCGCGGCGCCCATCGCGCCCGCCCTGCAACAGGAATATCCCGAAGTGGCTCAGGCCGTGCGCCTGCGCCAGGCCTCGCGCCGGGTATTGGTGACGGTTGGGCAAAAGCGAATCTATGAGAATGAATTCTATTTTGCCGACGGCAATCTCTTCGAGGTGTTCGACTTTCCGCTACAGCAGGGCGATCCGGCCACAGCGCTGCGTGATCCGCACGGCATCGTGCTGAGCCTTGAGGCAGCGCAGAAGTATTTCGGTGCAGAAAACCCGATGGGCAAGACACTGCTGGCGGAGTTCGGCAATCGCGAGTTTCAGGTCACTGGTGTACTGGCGGAGATACCGGCCAACTCCCATCTGCAGCCGCGTTTTATCGTGGCCTTTGAGAACGGCGGCGGGCACAGTCTGAACAACTGGTGGGGGTTCTCCTACTTTGCCTATTTGCTTCTGCAGCCTGGCACTTCTGCCGCGGCGCTGGAAGGAAAATTGCCCGCGTTTATTCAAAAACACTATGCCGCCGCGCCGCCGGGTTTTCCCAAGCCGGCGCTGCATCTGCAGCCGCTCACGGATATCCATCTGCATTCCGGTTTCGATGACCGCGCCGGCGAGTCCGGCAAGCTGACGCAGCTCTATCTGTTCGTGGTGCTCGCCTTCTTCGTGCTGGCCATTGCCTGCATCAACTTCATGAATCTCGCAACCGCGCGCTCGCAGCATCGCGCCAAGGAAGTGGGCGTGCGCAAAATGGTGGGCGTGCAGGCCCGCGGCCTGATGGCGCAGTTTCTCGGCGAGGCGGTGCTGCTGGCTTTCATCGCCCTGGTTGTGGCCGCCGGCCTGGTGGAATTTTCCCTGCCTTATTTCAATGAACTGACCGGCAAGAAACTGGAAGTGCATTACCTGCAGGACGCGTTCGTCACCGTCGGTTTTATTGCCATCGGCCTGGTGACGGGCATTCTGGCAGGCAGCTATCCTGCGTTTTTCCTCTCGCGCTTTCAGCCCATCGAGGTCTTGAAGGGACGGCGCACGCCGCACACCGGGGGCGCACGCTTACGCCAGGCTTTGGTAATCGCCCAGTTCGCCATCTCAATCATCTTGATTGCCGGCACCATGATCATCTACCGTCAGCTCGAGTACATGCGCACCAAGCGCCTCGGTTTCGACAGAGAGCAAGTGGTGCTCGTGCCGCTCACCGGCCAGGAGGCCAGACGCAAATGGCCGGCCCTGAAAACCGAGCTGCTGCAGAATCCCGCAATCGTCAGTGTGACTGCTTCCTCTTCCATGCCGGCGGATGAAGGCTGGTGGCAAACCGGCGCGCGTGTGGAAGGCGCAACCGACGACAAGGAACAAATCGTCTACACTTTTCAAATCGACTACGACTTCATGAAGACCCTCGGTATCGCACTTGCTGCCGGCCGGGATTTTTCGCCCACTTTCACCGCCGACAGCAGTACCGCCTTCATTATCAATGAGGCCGCCGTGCGAGAATTCGGCTGGGCTTCGGCCGAAGCCGCGCTGGGGAAGAAATTCATCTGGCAGGGCGAAGGCCCGGACCGGTCCAAAGCTGGCACGATCATCGGTGTCGCAAAAGATTTCCACTTCCGAGGATTGCATGAGCAGATTGCACCGGCGGCGTTTCATCTCATGCCCTATGGCATGGATTATCTCGCCGTGCGCCTCCAGCCCCGCCGCGTGCCGCAGGCGCTCGCCGTGCTGCAGAAATCCTGGGAGGCATTCGACCCCGCTCATCCTTTGGAATATTCCTTTTTGGATGACAAGGTCAATGCCCTGTACCAGTCCGAAGAAAAGCTGGGGCGCATCTTGGGCGTGTTCTCCGGCCTCGCCATCTTCGTTGCCAGCCTCGGGCTTTTTGGACTGGCCTCCTTCACCGCAGAACAACGCACCAAGGAGATCGGCGTGCGCAAGGTGTTGGGCGCCTCGGTGTCGGCCGTTGTCCTGTTGCTCTCGAAGGATTTTGCCCGGCTGGTGGTGATCGCCTTCTGCCTGGCCACGCCAGTTGCCTACCTCGCCATGCGCAAATGGCTGGAGGAATTCGCCTACCGAACGGAGCCCGGCTGGTGGGTGTTTGCGTTCAGCGGGCTGCTGGCGATGGTGATCGCCTTTTTGACGGTGAGCTATCAAGCGCTCAAAGCCGCGCTCGCCAATCCCGTGGAGGCATTGCGCTACGAATAA
- a CDS encoding ABC transporter permease → MMAILRNFVTLASRHLLRQKGYTAINIAGLAIGMSCCLIILMIVADELSYDRFHKNAERLYRVTLDAHVQDREFRTARSSGPVAQSLRETLPQVEAATHLRARGGTPVSDCAVRHGEKAFNEYLLFFADSSFFEVFSCEVLAGDVNTFLTQPNTIVVTDATARKYFGDEPALGKILEVDGRSQFMICGVVREFPQQSHWRFGLLAALAGQTISERDNWLNNSWYTYVLLKKGAAREQAEATFQSMVEKNVQPAVEEELGGNWSEMKSQGMYYRYRFQPITSIHLHSRLDEEVFPPGNAATVYALAMIAVFILLIACINFMNLATARSARRAKEVGVRKVLGSQVLQLRLLFIGEAVLLAALAMVVSLGLMEWALPLVNSLTSKSLSLEFLAHPRALAGLLGFTLLVGVLAGGYPAFVLSSFQPATVLKGEVRGGMRGGRLRGALVILQFAISIALMVGTMAVYHQLQFMRTRDLGFDKEQMLVVDNTWLLGRSKAQSFKESLLSRPGIAAAAFTQNLPGNDIGSAAYWREGDNASNLIMLRQLWCDHDFLSVMGVQLKEGRFFKREVTTDSASAVIINERAARLLGYEQPVGRKLNGFFGDGEKALDIMGVTRDVHYEPLHQPILPMVTLISRGAPTRIVLRVRGDIPALIREVEAQWKEFSGGQPFTAYFLDDRLERYYRADQALGRLFGIFAGVGIFVSCLGLLGLVTYATEQRTKEIGIRKVLGATTSTVVSLLSKEYLKLVAIANLIAWPVSYYFINGWLQDFAYRIDLGWGIFVAAGGLALLIALLTVSAQTVRAALANPVDSLRYE, encoded by the coding sequence ATGATGGCAATTCTCAGGAATTTCGTCACGCTCGCCAGCCGCCACTTGCTGCGGCAAAAGGGTTACACGGCGATCAACATCGCCGGGCTTGCGATCGGCATGAGCTGTTGCTTGATCATTCTCATGATTGTTGCCGACGAGTTGTCCTATGATCGCTTCCACAAGAATGCCGAGCGCCTCTACCGCGTCACGCTCGATGCCCACGTGCAAGACCGGGAATTCCGCACCGCGCGCAGCAGCGGTCCGGTGGCTCAGAGCCTGCGGGAGACGCTGCCCCAGGTGGAAGCGGCAACTCACCTTCGAGCACGCGGCGGCACGCCGGTCAGTGACTGCGCCGTACGCCATGGCGAGAAAGCATTCAATGAGTATTTGCTGTTCTTCGCTGATTCGTCGTTCTTCGAAGTCTTTTCCTGCGAAGTGCTGGCAGGCGACGTCAACACGTTCTTGACGCAGCCCAATACCATCGTCGTCACCGACGCTACCGCGCGCAAGTATTTCGGCGACGAACCGGCGCTCGGCAAAATTTTGGAAGTGGATGGCCGCTCCCAATTCATGATCTGCGGCGTGGTGAGGGAGTTTCCGCAGCAATCGCATTGGCGTTTCGGTCTCCTCGCCGCATTGGCCGGCCAGACCATCTCGGAACGAGACAATTGGCTCAACAACTCCTGGTACACCTACGTCTTGTTGAAAAAGGGCGCTGCGCGGGAACAAGCGGAAGCCACCTTTCAGTCGATGGTCGAAAAGAACGTCCAGCCCGCGGTGGAAGAAGAGTTGGGCGGCAATTGGAGTGAAATGAAATCGCAGGGCATGTACTATCGTTACCGCTTTCAGCCGATCACCAGCATCCATCTGCACTCGCGCCTTGATGAGGAGGTCTTTCCGCCGGGCAACGCCGCCACGGTGTACGCGCTCGCCATGATCGCTGTGTTCATTCTGTTGATTGCCTGCATCAATTTTATGAATCTCGCCACCGCCCGTTCGGCGCGTCGCGCCAAAGAAGTCGGCGTGCGCAAAGTTCTGGGTTCACAAGTGCTGCAACTGCGGCTTCTGTTCATCGGTGAAGCCGTATTACTTGCCGCTTTGGCCATGGTGGTCAGCCTCGGCCTCATGGAATGGGCGCTGCCGCTGGTCAACAGCCTCACCTCCAAATCGCTCTCGCTGGAATTCCTCGCCCACCCGCGTGCCCTCGCCGGTCTGCTTGGCTTTACGCTCCTGGTTGGCGTTCTGGCGGGCGGCTATCCGGCCTTCGTGCTTTCCTCGTTTCAACCGGCCACTGTGCTGAAGGGTGAAGTGCGCGGCGGCATGCGCGGCGGTCGGCTGCGCGGCGCTTTGGTGATCCTGCAATTTGCCATCTCGATTGCCTTGATGGTGGGTACCATGGCCGTGTATCACCAGCTTCAGTTCATGCGCACGCGCGATCTCGGGTTCGACAAAGAACAAATGCTCGTGGTGGACAACACCTGGCTATTGGGCCGCAGCAAAGCACAGAGTTTCAAGGAGTCCTTGCTGAGCCGGCCCGGCATTGCTGCCGCGGCCTTCACACAAAATCTGCCGGGCAACGACATCGGCAGCGCAGCCTACTGGCGCGAGGGCGACAACGCCTCCAATCTCATTATGCTGCGCCAACTTTGGTGCGATCACGATTTTCTGAGCGTGATGGGCGTGCAGTTGAAAGAAGGCCGCTTCTTCAAGCGCGAAGTCACCACCGATTCCGCCAGTGCGGTGATCATCAATGAACGCGCCGCTCGGCTGCTGGGATATGAGCAACCCGTCGGCCGCAAGCTCAACGGCTTTTTTGGCGACGGTGAGAAAGCTCTGGACATCATGGGCGTGACCCGAGACGTGCATTACGAGCCGCTGCACCAGCCGATTCTGCCGATGGTCACATTGATCTCGCGCGGGGCGCCGACGCGTATTGTCCTGCGCGTGCGCGGCGACATACCGGCGCTTATTCGCGAGGTGGAAGCGCAATGGAAAGAGTTCAGCGGCGGGCAGCCCTTCACCGCCTACTTCCTCGATGATCGCCTGGAACGCTACTACCGCGCCGACCAGGCGTTGGGAAGACTATTTGGCATTTTTGCCGGCGTCGGCATCTTCGTCTCCTGTCTCGGCCTGTTGGGCCTGGTCACATACGCAACCGAGCAGCGCACCAAGGAAATCGGCATTCGCAAAGTCTTGGGCGCCACCACCTCGACCGTCGTCAGTTTGCTATCAAAAGAATATTTGAAACTGGTTGCGATTGCCAATCTGATTGCCTGGCCGGTGTCCTACTACTTCATCAACGGCTGGCTGCAAGACTTCGCCTATCGCATTGATTTGGGCTGGGGCATCTTTGTGGCGGCCGGCGGATTGGCGCTGCTCATTGCGTTGCTGACGGTCAGTGCGCAGACGGTGAGAGCCGCGCTGGCGAATCCGGTCGATTCCTTGCGATACGAATAA
- a CDS encoding efflux transporter periplasmic adaptor subunit, whose translation MSLIMDRPIQKKKWPPKRIALYAGAGLFCSVVMYSFLFGDTSSKLNVETERITIATVTRGPFQEFIPVSGNVLPIKTIYLDAVEGGRVEKKFVEAGAMVAEKDPILQLANTNLLLDIMFREAQFFEQSNNLRNTRLLMEQSRLTLRQQLVDQEYQLQRLQRLHERAVELRARNLISQQEYEQTRDEYEYYRRRRDLAVESFRQDSLFREIQVQQLEGSLQRMEANLEVTKQKLASMIIRAPITGQLTSLNAEIGESKSPGERLGQVDVLDGFKVRAGIDEHYLARISLDLAGEFDFAGQTYRLLTRKIYPEIRDGRFDIDLEFDGPAPAGIRRGQTLHIRLQLGDLAEATLLPRGGFYQKTGGQWVYVVDKSGAIAVKRNIRLGRQNPQVFEVLEGLEPGERAITSSYDSFGDIDKLILKK comes from the coding sequence ATGAGTCTTATCATGGACCGCCCGATTCAAAAAAAGAAATGGCCTCCCAAGCGCATCGCACTTTATGCCGGTGCCGGGCTGTTTTGCTCTGTGGTGATGTACAGCTTTCTGTTCGGCGACACCAGCTCGAAGCTGAATGTTGAAACCGAGCGGATCACGATCGCGACGGTGACCCGCGGACCGTTTCAAGAGTTCATCCCGGTGAGTGGCAACGTTTTGCCGATCAAGACCATCTATCTGGACGCCGTGGAAGGCGGCCGCGTCGAGAAGAAGTTCGTGGAAGCCGGCGCGATGGTCGCCGAAAAAGACCCGATTCTGCAGCTTGCCAACACCAACCTGCTGCTCGACATCATGTTTCGCGAGGCGCAATTCTTCGAACAAAGCAACAACCTGCGCAATACGCGGCTGTTGATGGAACAAAGCCGCCTCACGTTGCGCCAGCAGCTCGTGGATCAGGAGTATCAATTGCAGCGTTTGCAGCGCCTGCACGAGCGTGCGGTGGAGCTGCGCGCCAGGAATCTGATCTCACAACAGGAGTACGAGCAGACCCGTGATGAATACGAGTATTATCGCCGCCGCCGCGATCTGGCGGTTGAATCCTTCCGGCAGGACTCGCTGTTTCGCGAGATTCAGGTGCAGCAATTGGAAGGCTCGTTGCAGCGTATGGAAGCCAATCTCGAGGTCACCAAGCAAAAACTGGCGAGCATGATCATTCGCGCACCGATCACCGGCCAGCTTACCTCGCTCAATGCTGAGATCGGCGAGTCCAAGTCGCCGGGTGAGCGCCTCGGCCAGGTGGACGTGCTCGACGGTTTCAAGGTGCGCGCCGGCATCGACGAGCATTATCTGGCGCGCATCAGCCTCGATCTCGCCGGTGAGTTCGATTTTGCCGGGCAGACGTACCGCCTCCTCACCAGAAAGATCTATCCGGAAATCCGCGACGGCCGTTTCGACATTGATCTCGAGTTCGACGGCCCGGCGCCGGCCGGCATACGGCGCGGGCAGACGCTGCACATTCGGCTGCAGCTCGGCGACCTGGCGGAGGCCACGCTCCTGCCGCGCGGCGGTTTCTACCAGAAGACCGGTGGCCAGTGGGTCTATGTGGTGGACAAGTCCGGCGCGATCGCGGTGAAGCGCAACATTCGGCTGGGCCGGCAAAATCCGCAAGTGTTTGAGGTGTTGGAAGGGCTGGAGCCAGGCGAACGGGCGATTACTTCGAGCTACGACAGCTTTGGGGATATTGACAAGTTGATTTTGAAAAAATAA
- a CDS encoding type II toxin-antitoxin system Phd/YefM family antitoxin, with amino-acid sequence MQSIAVSDFRANLMQVLKQIERGQEIAITSRGREIARLVPPTNAMEKAREKLVELRQTAVVFDVVSPIADEWEASR; translated from the coding sequence ATGCAGAGTATAGCAGTAAGCGACTTTCGTGCAAATCTCATGCAGGTGCTGAAACAAATAGAACGCGGCCAGGAGATTGCGATTACTTCCCGGGGCCGCGAGATTGCCCGCCTCGTTCCGCCCACGAACGCCATGGAAAAAGCGCGAGAGAAGCTGGTGGAATTGCGGCAAACTGCCGTGGTATTCGACGTTGTCTCTCCGATCGCTGACGAGTGGGAGGCGTCACGGTGA